Proteins from one Arthrobacter sp. DNA4 genomic window:
- a CDS encoding spore photoproduct lyase family protein, with the protein MEFDRLLQIRRIYAQPAALELPRGRQIVARWPDADVVLVDSHWNIPDLHGDETNVPRWSRIKTEALVLGIKKSLTVKPNGRSADFIAPSTANGCAMACAYCYVPRHKGYSNPITVFANIDQIAATLERHATRQGLKLEPNQCDPELWVYDIGENSDCSVDALISPNVEELVGLFRELPNAKLSFATKFVNPEMLGWDHGGHTRIRFSLMPADLAKSIDVRTSPVAERMAAINEFVEAGYEVHVNFSPVIITDTWLADWEALLRQLDATLTEAAKAQLAAEVIFLTHNEQLHEVNLGWHPQAENVLWRPDLQESKTSSNGFNNVRYRSRAKAGYVRQLTALIQDIAPYCRIRYAF; encoded by the coding sequence ATGGAATTCGATCGGCTGCTCCAGATCCGGCGTATTTACGCACAGCCAGCCGCCCTGGAGCTGCCCCGGGGCCGGCAGATCGTAGCGCGCTGGCCGGACGCCGACGTCGTACTGGTGGACAGCCATTGGAACATCCCGGACCTGCACGGTGACGAAACCAACGTGCCGCGCTGGTCACGGATCAAGACGGAGGCGCTGGTCCTGGGGATCAAAAAGTCGCTGACCGTCAAACCCAATGGCCGCTCGGCGGACTTCATTGCACCTTCCACGGCGAACGGCTGCGCCATGGCGTGCGCCTACTGCTACGTTCCCCGGCACAAGGGCTACAGCAATCCAATTACGGTGTTCGCCAACATCGACCAGATCGCTGCGACGCTGGAGCGGCACGCCACCCGCCAGGGGCTCAAGCTGGAGCCCAACCAGTGCGACCCGGAGCTGTGGGTCTACGACATCGGCGAAAACAGCGACTGTTCGGTGGATGCGCTGATCAGCCCCAACGTCGAGGAGCTTGTGGGGCTTTTCCGCGAACTGCCCAACGCCAAGCTGTCCTTCGCCACCAAGTTCGTCAATCCGGAGATGCTGGGGTGGGACCATGGCGGGCACACCCGGATCCGCTTCTCCCTGATGCCGGCGGACCTGGCCAAGTCCATTGACGTCCGGACGTCGCCCGTGGCGGAACGGATGGCAGCGATCAACGAGTTTGTCGAGGCCGGCTACGAAGTGCATGTGAACTTCTCCCCCGTCATCATCACCGACACTTGGCTGGCCGACTGGGAGGCGCTGCTCCGCCAACTCGACGCGACGTTGACGGAGGCAGCCAAGGCCCAGCTCGCGGCGGAGGTCATTTTCCTGACCCACAACGAGCAGCTGCACGAGGTCAACCTGGGCTGGCATCCGCAGGCTGAGAACGTCCTGTGGCGTCCCGACCTCCAGGAGTCGAAAACCTCGTCCAACGGTTTCAACAACGTCCGCTACCGGTCACGGGCCAAGGCAGGCTATGTGCGGCAGCTGACCGCGCTCATTCAGGACATCGCGCCGTACTGCCGCATCCGCTACGCGTTCTGA
- a CDS encoding ABC-F family ATP-binding cassette domain-containing protein, with protein sequence MITVQDLELRAGARLLMDQVSFRIDKGDKIGLVGRNGAGKTTLTRVLAGEGLPAAGKVTRSGEIGYLPQDPRTPDMEQLARDRILSARGLDIVVGKLRKAHDEMASEDADVQRKAMNRYDRLESEFLAAGGYAAEAEAASICSNLALPDRLLNQPLKTLSGGQRRRVELARILYSDAETMLLDEPTNHLDADSIAWLRDFLKNHQGGLIVISHDTDLLEATVNKVFLLDANRAQIDFYNMDWKRYLLQRETDERARKRERANAEKKAQVLMDQANKMRAKATKAVAAQNMAKRAERLLSGLEAVREQDRVAALRFPDPSPCGKTPLTADGLSKSYGSLEIFTDVDLAIDRGSKVVILGLNGAGKTTLLRMLAGVDTPDTGEVIPGHGLKVGYYAQEHETLDHNRTVLENMRSSAPDMKDAEVRGILGSFLFSGDDVDKPAGVLSGGEKTRLALATIVASSANVLLLDEPTNNLDPASRAEILGALRNYTGAVVLVSHDEGAVEALNPERVVMLPDGVEDLWNEDYLDLITLA encoded by the coding sequence GTGATTACTGTCCAGGATCTTGAACTGCGCGCCGGTGCCCGGCTCCTCATGGACCAGGTGAGCTTCCGCATCGATAAAGGGGACAAGATCGGCCTGGTGGGCCGGAACGGCGCTGGCAAGACCACGCTGACCCGTGTCCTCGCGGGCGAAGGCCTGCCCGCCGCCGGCAAGGTGACCCGCAGCGGCGAAATCGGGTACCTGCCCCAGGACCCACGGACCCCCGACATGGAACAGTTGGCGCGGGACCGGATCCTTTCCGCCCGCGGCCTGGACATTGTCGTCGGCAAACTGCGCAAGGCGCACGACGAAATGGCAAGCGAGGACGCCGACGTCCAGCGCAAGGCCATGAACCGGTACGACCGGCTGGAATCCGAGTTCCTCGCCGCCGGCGGCTACGCGGCCGAGGCCGAAGCAGCCTCCATCTGTTCCAACCTTGCCCTCCCTGACCGGCTGCTGAACCAGCCGCTCAAGACGCTTTCCGGCGGACAGCGGCGCCGTGTGGAGCTTGCCCGCATCCTGTACTCGGATGCCGAGACCATGCTCCTGGACGAACCGACGAACCACCTCGACGCCGATTCCATTGCCTGGCTGCGTGACTTCCTGAAGAACCACCAAGGCGGCCTGATCGTGATCAGCCACGACACGGACCTGCTGGAAGCCACCGTGAACAAGGTGTTCCTGCTCGATGCCAACCGTGCCCAGATCGACTTTTACAACATGGACTGGAAGCGCTACCTGCTGCAGCGGGAAACTGACGAGCGGGCCCGGAAGCGTGAACGGGCCAACGCCGAAAAGAAGGCACAAGTCCTCATGGACCAGGCCAACAAGATGCGGGCGAAGGCCACCAAGGCCGTCGCCGCGCAGAACATGGCCAAACGCGCCGAGCGGCTGCTCAGCGGACTGGAAGCTGTCCGCGAACAGGACCGCGTGGCAGCCCTGCGGTTCCCGGATCCGTCACCCTGCGGCAAGACCCCGCTCACCGCGGACGGGCTCAGCAAGTCCTACGGGTCGCTGGAGATCTTCACGGACGTGGACCTGGCCATCGACCGTGGCTCCAAAGTGGTCATCCTTGGCCTCAACGGTGCCGGCAAGACCACCCTGCTGCGCATGCTCGCCGGTGTGGACACCCCCGACACCGGTGAGGTCATCCCGGGGCACGGCCTCAAAGTGGGCTACTACGCCCAGGAACACGAAACCCTGGACCACAACCGCACCGTGCTGGAGAACATGCGCTCGTCCGCACCGGACATGAAGGACGCCGAGGTACGGGGCATCCTGGGCTCATTCCTGTTTTCCGGTGACGACGTCGACAAGCCCGCAGGCGTGCTCTCCGGTGGTGAGAAGACCCGCCTGGCCCTCGCCACCATCGTGGCCTCAAGCGCCAACGTCCTCCTCCTCGACGAGCCCACCAACAACCTGGACCCCGCCAGCCGCGCCGAGATCCTCGGCGCCCTCCGCAACTACACCGGCGCCGTCGTCCTGGTCAGCCACGACGAAGGTGCTGTCGAGGCCCTGAACCCCGAACGGGTTGTCATGCTTCCGGATGGCGTTGAAGACCTCTGGAACGAGGACTACCTGGACCTGATCACCCTCGCCTAG
- a CDS encoding YbaK/EbsC family protein — protein MATYDGGPVALVRSALVEAGVGDTVRTFPAGVPTAAAAAQALECDLAAITNSLIFDVGGVPLLILASGAARVDTALVAAQLGTGKIRRASPAFVLDHTGQEVGGVAPVGHPQRIRTLLDETLQAHGLLWAGAGDHNSMFSITYQELLRMTGALELTVR, from the coding sequence ATGGCAACGTACGACGGCGGCCCGGTCGCCTTGGTGCGCTCGGCCCTGGTGGAGGCCGGTGTCGGGGATACTGTGCGGACCTTTCCGGCCGGAGTTCCCACGGCGGCGGCAGCAGCGCAGGCGCTCGAATGCGATCTTGCGGCCATCACCAACAGCCTCATCTTCGACGTCGGCGGCGTACCCCTGCTGATCCTCGCCAGCGGGGCGGCCAGGGTGGACACTGCGCTGGTGGCGGCCCAGCTTGGCACCGGCAAAATCCGCCGCGCCTCCCCCGCTTTCGTCCTGGACCATACCGGGCAGGAAGTTGGCGGGGTCGCCCCTGTAGGCCACCCACAGAGAATCCGGACCCTGCTGGACGAAACCCTGCAGGCCCACGGTCTGCTGTGGGCTGGAGCAGGTGACCACAACTCGATGTTCAGCATCACCTACCAGGAGCTGCTCCGCATGACCGGGGCCCTGGAACTGACGGTGCGCTAG
- a CDS encoding SURF1 family protein produces the protein MYRFLFSSKWLGYLLLAAIFATACVFLGRWQMDRRAETLAEINRVVSNYSATPIPFAQARDQFTQLDPAKEWTQVELKGSYDAAGQRIVRNRPLNGQPGYEVVVPFRLTTGETVVIDRGWLPIGNKNPGSPDSVPAPPSGDVTAVVRLKHGEPELQRGAPEGQLASIDLPTYSSQLGYPLMTGAYGQLASETPAPAEMPVAFPKPSTDEGTHLSYSLQWFAFGVLMFVGFGYAARQQARNAAIDAEDQEEMVLDRGVHSAVPAARRQPAPPRKRRKATAEEEEDALLDAQGY, from the coding sequence ATGTACCGTTTCCTCTTTTCCAGCAAGTGGCTGGGCTATCTCCTGCTGGCCGCCATCTTTGCCACCGCGTGCGTTTTCCTGGGCCGCTGGCAGATGGACCGGCGCGCGGAGACCCTGGCCGAAATCAACCGCGTCGTCAGCAATTACTCGGCGACTCCCATTCCCTTTGCCCAGGCACGGGACCAGTTCACCCAGCTGGACCCGGCCAAGGAATGGACCCAGGTCGAGCTGAAAGGCTCCTACGATGCCGCCGGGCAGCGGATTGTCCGCAACCGGCCGCTCAATGGGCAGCCCGGGTACGAGGTGGTGGTCCCGTTCCGCCTCACCACGGGTGAAACCGTTGTCATTGACCGCGGCTGGCTGCCCATCGGCAACAAGAATCCAGGTAGCCCCGACTCTGTGCCGGCCCCGCCCTCCGGTGACGTGACCGCCGTCGTACGTTTGAAGCATGGTGAGCCGGAACTGCAGCGCGGGGCGCCCGAGGGGCAGCTGGCATCCATTGACCTTCCCACCTACTCGTCGCAGCTGGGTTATCCCCTGATGACGGGTGCGTACGGCCAGCTGGCCTCGGAAACGCCGGCACCGGCGGAGATGCCGGTTGCCTTCCCCAAGCCGTCCACGGATGAGGGGACGCACTTGTCCTACTCGCTGCAGTGGTTCGCTTTCGGGGTGCTGATGTTCGTGGGCTTCGGCTATGCGGCGCGGCAGCAGGCACGCAACGCAGCCATCGACGCCGAGGACCAGGAAGAGATGGTCCTGGACCGGGGGGTCCACTCCGCTGTCCCTGCGGCCCGCCGCCAGCCGGCACCTCCGCGCAAGCGCCGGAAGGCGACAGCGGAGGAAGAAGAAGACGCCCTCCTGGACGCGCAGGGGTACTAA
- a CDS encoding DUF3099 domain-containing protein, with amino-acid sequence MTLENHAGRPAPEEPGRFSGDSEVHSITDAAAAHSEDMRQRMIKYALAMGIRMVCLILIFVVDGWFKIIAVAGAVFLPWFAVVIANGSDKAETPSDLLLDSAPLAELESPAPPVADEEPGSAVLQGELVKDEDPEHGEERQAS; translated from the coding sequence GTGACCCTTGAAAACCATGCGGGACGTCCGGCGCCCGAAGAACCGGGCCGGTTCTCCGGCGACAGCGAGGTCCACAGCATTACGGATGCCGCCGCCGCCCATTCGGAGGATATGCGCCAGCGGATGATCAAGTACGCCCTGGCCATGGGCATCCGCATGGTCTGCCTGATCCTCATTTTCGTGGTGGACGGCTGGTTCAAGATCATTGCGGTGGCGGGCGCAGTCTTCCTGCCGTGGTTCGCCGTGGTGATTGCCAACGGCAGCGACAAGGCAGAAACGCCCAGTGACCTGCTGCTGGATTCCGCGCCGCTGGCCGAGCTGGAAAGCCCTGCCCCTCCGGTGGCGGATGAAGAACCGGGAAGCGCCGTGCTGCAGGGCGAACTGGTGAAGGACGAGGACCCGGAGCACGGGGAGGAGCGGCAGGCATCATGA
- a CDS encoding beta-ketoacyl-ACP reductase: protein MTEAVTAPRSVLITGGNRGIGLAIAQAFLANGDKVAVTYRSETQLPEGILGVKADVTDEASVDAAFKEVEAAHGPVEVLVANAGITKDTLLLRMSEDDFTSVIDTNLTGAFRVIKRASKGMIRLRKGRVVLISSVSGLYGAPGQINYSASKAGLVGIARSLTRELGSRGITANVVAPGFINTDMTAELPEATQKDYLASIPAGRFAEAAEVANVVRWIASDEAAYISGAVIPVDGGLGMGH, encoded by the coding sequence ATGACTGAAGCAGTTACCGCACCGCGCAGCGTCCTCATCACCGGCGGCAACCGCGGTATCGGGCTGGCCATCGCGCAGGCGTTCCTCGCCAACGGCGACAAGGTGGCTGTGACCTACCGCAGCGAAACCCAGCTGCCCGAGGGCATCCTCGGCGTCAAGGCCGACGTCACCGACGAGGCTTCCGTGGATGCCGCCTTCAAGGAAGTGGAAGCTGCCCACGGTCCGGTGGAAGTCCTCGTGGCCAACGCCGGCATCACCAAGGACACCCTGCTGCTGCGCATGAGCGAGGATGACTTCACCTCAGTGATCGACACCAACCTGACCGGCGCCTTCCGGGTGATCAAGCGTGCGTCAAAGGGCATGATCCGGCTGCGCAAGGGCCGCGTGGTCCTCATTTCCTCGGTCTCGGGCCTGTACGGTGCGCCGGGACAGATCAACTACTCCGCCTCCAAGGCCGGCCTGGTGGGCATCGCCCGCTCCCTCACCCGCGAACTGGGCTCCCGGGGCATCACCGCCAACGTGGTCGCACCCGGATTCATCAACACGGACATGACCGCCGAACTCCCCGAGGCCACCCAAAAGGATTACCTGGCCAGCATCCCCGCCGGTCGTTTCGCTGAAGCTGCCGAGGTAGCCAACGTGGTCCGCTGGATCGCCAGCGACGAGGCCGCGTACATCTCCGGTGCCGTCATCCCCGTGGACGGCGGCCTGGGCATGGGCCACTGA
- a CDS encoding SDR family oxidoreductase → MGLLDNKTAIVTGSSRGIGADVAKILASEGAAVVVNYRQKAPRANKVVQGIEAGGGRAVAVGADLTTQEGVQALASAAMENFGSLDILVLNASGGMETGMGEDYALKLNRDAQVNMLNAAVPLMKEGSRVVFVTSHQAHFINTVPTMPAYEPVARSKRAGEDALRDLIPNLAEKGISLVVVSGDMIEGTVTATLLDRSTPGAIEARRAEAGKLYSVEEFAQVVAGMATADVESGHTEYAGGADYFGKSAGQASS, encoded by the coding sequence ATGGGACTGCTGGACAACAAGACGGCGATCGTCACCGGATCATCGCGGGGCATTGGCGCCGACGTAGCCAAGATCCTCGCCTCGGAGGGCGCCGCCGTCGTGGTCAATTACCGCCAGAAGGCGCCCCGCGCCAACAAAGTGGTACAGGGCATCGAAGCCGGTGGCGGGCGGGCCGTCGCGGTCGGCGCGGACCTCACCACGCAGGAGGGTGTGCAGGCCCTGGCCAGCGCCGCCATGGAGAACTTCGGGTCCCTGGACATCCTGGTCCTGAACGCCTCCGGCGGCATGGAGACCGGGATGGGGGAGGACTACGCGCTCAAGCTGAACCGCGACGCGCAGGTGAACATGCTCAACGCGGCAGTGCCCCTGATGAAGGAAGGCTCGCGCGTGGTCTTCGTGACCAGCCACCAGGCCCACTTCATCAACACCGTCCCCACCATGCCGGCATACGAGCCGGTGGCCCGCAGCAAGCGCGCCGGCGAGGACGCACTCCGGGACCTGATCCCCAACCTGGCGGAGAAGGGCATCTCCCTGGTGGTGGTGTCCGGCGACATGATCGAGGGCACGGTCACCGCCACGCTCCTGGACCGCTCCACCCCGGGCGCCATCGAAGCCCGCCGCGCCGAAGCCGGGAAGCTTTACTCGGTGGAGGAGTTCGCGCAGGTTGTAGCCGGAATGGCAACGGCCGACGTCGAGTCCGGCCACACGGAGTACGCCGGCGGTGCCGACTACTTCGGCAAGAGCGCCGGGCAGGCTTCCAGCTAA
- the serB gene encoding phosphoserine phosphatase SerB, which yields MTSNVTAVSYGLNMTPAGLEQLRSVLASHGAELLSESSAGDSRYGVQVLDLALPDATATGLAALRRAVADAATDGFDTALVPSGLRSAARKLLIMDVDSTLIQQEVIELLAAYAGKREEVAAVTEAAMRGELDFAQSLHARVAVLAGLPADVVHSVRKEVKLSEGADQLVAAFKAAGHTVAVVSGGFNQILEPIAGDLGLDYWQANELEIVDGALTGKVLGAVVDRAAKEKYLREWAAAEGIALEHTIAVGDGANDLDMLGAAGIGVAFNAKPAVRAVADAALNMPYLDAVRHIAGV from the coding sequence ATGACTTCGAACGTGACTGCGGTCAGCTATGGCCTGAATATGACCCCCGCCGGGCTGGAGCAGCTGCGTTCCGTCCTCGCCTCACACGGCGCAGAGCTGCTGTCCGAATCCTCCGCCGGTGACAGCCGGTATGGGGTCCAGGTTCTTGACCTGGCCCTTCCCGACGCCACCGCGACCGGCCTGGCCGCCCTCCGCCGGGCTGTGGCGGATGCCGCAACCGATGGTTTTGACACGGCCCTGGTGCCCTCCGGGCTCCGCTCTGCGGCCCGAAAGCTGCTGATCATGGATGTGGACTCCACCCTCATCCAGCAGGAGGTCATCGAACTCCTGGCCGCCTACGCCGGCAAGCGCGAGGAAGTGGCGGCCGTAACGGAAGCTGCCATGCGCGGCGAACTCGACTTTGCCCAAAGCCTCCACGCCCGGGTGGCGGTACTCGCGGGGCTGCCCGCCGACGTCGTCCATTCCGTCCGCAAAGAAGTGAAGCTCAGCGAAGGTGCCGATCAGCTCGTGGCCGCTTTCAAAGCCGCCGGCCACACGGTGGCTGTGGTATCCGGCGGCTTCAACCAGATCCTTGAGCCGATTGCCGGGGATCTGGGCCTGGACTACTGGCAGGCCAACGAACTGGAAATCGTCGACGGCGCGCTGACCGGCAAGGTGCTGGGCGCGGTCGTGGACAGGGCAGCCAAGGAAAAGTACCTGCGGGAGTGGGCTGCTGCCGAAGGCATCGCGCTCGAGCACACCATTGCCGTGGGCGACGGCGCCAACGACCTGGACATGCTCGGCGCCGCCGGGATCGGGGTGGCCTTCAACGCCAAGCCCGCCGTCCGCGCCGTGGCCGACGCCGCCCTGAACATGCCGTACCTGGACGCCGTCCGCCACATCGCCGGGGTCTAA
- a CDS encoding ABC transporter ATP-binding protein: protein MSDVLELDSVSVVRGKKTLLDKVDWQVNEGERWVILGPNGAGKTTLLQIAAARLHPSSGTAGILDEVLGRVDVFELRPRIGLSSAALATQIPEHENVLNVVVTAAYGVTGRWREGYERDDERRAFRLLNDWGMGPLLNRTFATLSEGERKRVQIARALMTDPELLLLDEPGAGLDLGGREELVHKLGELARDESAPAMVLVTHHLEEVPPGFTHAMLLRDGGVVAAGPITDVLTEEHLSTTFGLPLDVSENAGRYTATARR, encoded by the coding sequence ATGAGTGATGTTCTGGAACTGGACTCCGTCAGCGTTGTCCGTGGTAAGAAGACCCTGCTGGACAAGGTTGACTGGCAGGTCAACGAGGGCGAACGCTGGGTCATCCTGGGACCCAACGGGGCCGGCAAAACCACCCTTCTCCAGATCGCGGCCGCGCGCCTCCACCCCAGCAGCGGCACCGCCGGCATCCTCGATGAAGTCCTGGGCCGTGTTGACGTCTTCGAACTCCGGCCCCGCATCGGCCTTTCCTCGGCAGCCCTTGCCACCCAGATTCCGGAGCACGAGAACGTCCTCAACGTGGTGGTCACGGCCGCCTACGGCGTCACGGGCCGTTGGCGGGAGGGCTACGAGCGCGATGACGAACGGCGCGCCTTCCGGCTCCTGAACGACTGGGGTATGGGCCCGCTGCTGAACAGGACGTTCGCAACTCTTTCCGAGGGCGAGCGCAAGCGTGTCCAGATCGCCCGCGCCCTCATGACGGACCCCGAACTGCTGCTCCTGGATGAGCCGGGTGCGGGCCTGGACCTGGGCGGCCGCGAGGAACTGGTCCACAAGCTGGGCGAGCTGGCCCGGGACGAGTCGGCTCCGGCCATGGTCCTGGTCACGCACCACCTTGAAGAAGTCCCGCCCGGCTTCACCCACGCCATGCTGCTGCGCGACGGCGGCGTGGTGGCCGCCGGCCCCATCACCGACGTCCTGACCGAAGAGCACCTGAGCACCACCTTCGGGCTTCCTTTGGATGTCTCCGAGAACGCGGGACGCTACACCGCCACAGCACGCCGCTAG
- a CDS encoding sulfite exporter TauE/SafE family protein, with product MELFSSIIVFIAGLWAGTINAVVGSGTLVTFPVLIALGVAPVTASMSNAMGLVFGTGAGAFGYRRELAGRGRQVLRLLPASVLGGVTGAWLLLHLPEKVFHYVAPVLLVLALLMVVFQPRLQDWVRNREANPEHAVRDKRHGVLLVVLVYLAGVYGGYFVAAQGILLVGILGIFLTGTIQNANAMKNILVLGVNMVAAISYLLFAFDRINWLVVLLIAISSTIGGLMGSKVGRKLSPRVLRAVIFSLGIVALGVMIANLLK from the coding sequence TTGGAACTCTTCAGCAGCATCATTGTGTTCATCGCCGGCCTGTGGGCCGGCACCATCAACGCGGTGGTGGGCTCCGGCACGCTTGTGACCTTTCCGGTGCTCATCGCCCTGGGCGTGGCACCCGTCACCGCCTCCATGAGCAATGCCATGGGCCTGGTCTTCGGAACGGGCGCCGGGGCCTTCGGATACCGCCGCGAGCTGGCCGGCCGGGGACGGCAGGTGCTGCGTCTTCTTCCCGCTTCGGTCCTGGGCGGCGTCACCGGCGCCTGGCTCCTGCTGCACCTGCCGGAGAAGGTCTTCCACTACGTCGCCCCTGTCCTCCTGGTCCTGGCCCTGCTGATGGTGGTGTTCCAGCCCCGGCTCCAGGACTGGGTGCGCAACCGCGAGGCCAACCCCGAACACGCAGTCCGGGACAAACGCCACGGCGTCCTCCTGGTGGTCCTGGTCTACCTGGCCGGCGTGTACGGCGGCTACTTTGTGGCGGCGCAGGGAATCCTGCTGGTCGGCATCCTGGGCATATTCCTCACGGGCACCATCCAGAACGCCAACGCCATGAAGAACATCCTGGTCCTCGGCGTGAACATGGTGGCCGCCATCTCCTACCTGCTGTTCGCCTTCGACCGGATCAACTGGCTGGTGGTGCTGCTGATCGCCATCAGCTCCACCATCGGCGGCCTTATGGGTTCGAAGGTAGGGCGGAAACTCTCGCCGCGCGTCCTGCGCGCCGTGATCTTCAGCCTGGGCATCGTGGCCCTCGGCGTGATGATCGCCAACCTGCTGAAATAA